The Vespula vulgaris chromosome 2, iyVesVulg1.1, whole genome shotgun sequence genome has a segment encoding these proteins:
- the LOC127072634 gene encoding uncharacterized protein LOC127072634 isoform X3 gives MRSPDSRKEKRTPRIVRAVRRNSKKLYQEENVKTNSIEHPSNSKSSVVVLYQGGSFEAPKTFSKQLVQPSKSDRSIVRTSDVTSEHSLRIKPVDSPEYQSPRYSIPRRKITSRRYSRISKRSEPLNVNIYHKSRVVQVTPSTRDRWAAAERSKQADSISSKDPVSIQEEVFCYKVEDCQRISEKPSKTDKDLKEKCYPSDSKLMAQSVNTREQGQEETMKHSVLSPNLNFLIQNMQTRPNDIINDQVCFSTNDIDESRRIFPFQATPSGNLKVIPNQVVFESKKVSVLVADPRHTKVNVKAELNKSNIDVNRSISDSSTRQSFIDLPPGVTPSAINHLQAHKKLPDIQVEYKPRTQPYKAKAHQPEMEQNQSIQATSNQVPSIQEVPLSSLGLMQEEPIDWNSVILPEKTDLYQELARRITNYKNADCIIRIGQDEFHCHLLVLQSYSTFFDERNSKEIDLTESSVTSKAFSIIYDWMISPTSESCHLLRRDNILEIFTAAQYLGIKELEEQCWAFIDNDELFSENTAFLLYMEAKRINNTAVMELMVPRIMKFFLILVSTKDFLELSVDELCLLLKSNYICVNSEMEILMSAVRWLMHDWENRKKHMLEVLKCVRFGLIAPWQLVDVKRNPENPEFMELMSYPEIQKMVDDGLAFVIIKYWYGNQTEDYYHWIDLLGLSEPTNRNWAGEDKNYVTYREFLLYLEEYQRTKISELKASKQQMKPNPPNSPPKDYCQPTYQQSHCNHMTLTSGQGSFLTTNMGRASKYCTSKVSPSSYLPAESSTGIMMTPEMLSVYLNSLDRNNGKVNDRIQQDQERNNKQVNFDVRPNDDAKLQKRSCDPIKNNIEQFNYETQQQSDTTNLCYYRQQDSLIKEQLKKCKKTRYSYEKATDSSKSEEGAATTIQAMYRGYKARRKYDEIKRTSSEEKQNTKRVAELLSAPVDQKLHKPLEPIKVSNSLASQNNRENRIQQSASPRKKEGNRSNLMNQQSVSKDLEGLRFDMFLNEPLPSEQPMKISYNNLSNSVEVSKLIKTIKSPTFFNNCDEITSSFSHSDKTDPDDPFSPRICTIPTHTANNAIEKNDVVKRNGTRYQGGDNIQHYVPKSKKVQTCVCNHTRPLPQRLSNSLLGPNIDSYFLDNSLFYPDRESILVFGGVDPHEGYGHPGNTGKDIYRFKPDENLWEFVGEIPEPRHHHSVVYLKGRIYLEERILEKTILKGRVS, from the exons ATGCGTTCTCCTGACAGCAGGAAGGAAAAACGCACGCCACGAATCGTAAGGGCGGTACGTCGTAACAGCAAAAAAT TGTATCAAGAGGAAAACGTAAAAACGAACTCAATCGAACATCCAAGTAATAGTAAAAGTAGCGTCGTTGTCTTATATCAAGGAGGATCTTTCGAGGCACCAAAGACATTTTCAAAGCAACTCGTTCAACCGTCAAAATCTGATCGATCCATCGTTCGAACGTCGGACGTCACTTCAGAGCATTCTCTTAG GATAAAACCGGTTGACAGTCCAGAATATCAATCACCACGTTACTCGATCCCACGGAGAAAAATTACTTCGAGGAGATATTCTCGAATATCGAAACGATCAGAACCTTTGAATGTGAATATTTATCACAAGAGCAGAGTGGTGCAAGTTACGCCTTCAACGAGAGATCGCTGGGCAGCGGCGGAAAGATCGAAGCAAGCTGATTCAATCAGTAGCAAAGATCCTGTTTCTATCCAGGAAGAAGTTTTTTGTTATAAAGTCGAGGACTGCCAAAGAATATCAGAAAAACCTTCCAAAACTGATAaggatttaaaagagaaatgttaTCCTTCTGACTCGAAACTGATGGCTCAAAGTGTTAA TACAAGAGAACAGGGTCAAGAAGAAACTATGAAACACTCCGTGTTGTCACCAAATTTGAACTTCTTGATACAGAATATGCAAACGCGTccaaatgatattataaacgATCAAGTTTGCTTCAGCACGAACGATATTGACGAAAGTAGAAGAATCTTTCCGTTTCAGGCAACTCCCAGTGggaatttaaaagttattccAAATCAG GTCGTTTTCGAATCCAAAAAAGTCAGTGTATTAGTAGCGGATCCACGGCACACGAAGGTTAACGTTAAGGCAGAGCTCAATAAATCTAACATCGACGTGAACAGATCTATTTCTGACTCCTCAACTAGGCAGAGTTTCATCGATCTTCCTCCAGGAGTGACACCCTCGGCAATCAATCATTTACAA GCTCATAAAAAGTTACCTGATATCCAAGTGGAGTATAAACCAAGAACACAGCCATATAAAGCTAAAGCCCATCAGCCAGAGATGGAGCAGAATCAATCAATACAAGCCACGTCTAATCAAGTTCCTTCGATCCAAGAAGTACCTCTCTCTTC ACTCGGTTTGATGCAAGAGGAACCAATCGATTGGAATAGTGTTATTCTTCCGGAAAAAACTGATTTATATCAAGAATTAGCGAGGCGTATAACGAATTATAA GAACGCCGATTGCATCATTCGAATAGGACAGGATGAATTTCACTGTCATCTTTTGGTTCTTCAGAGCTACAGTACGTTCTTCGATGAAAGGAATAGTAAAGAAATTGACTTGACTGAG aGCAGTGTAACTTCAAAGGCATTTTCCATTATCTACGATTGGATGATCAGTCCAACGAGCGAAAGTTGTCATCTACTACGCAGGGATAACATTTTGGAGATTTTTACAGCTGCACAGTACCTTGGCATTAAAG AATTAGAAGAACAATGCTGGGCTTTTATAGACAACGACGAACTTTTTTCGGAGAATactgcatttttattatatatggaagcaaagagaattaataatactGCCGTAATGGAATTAATGGTACCTAGAATCATGAAGTTCTTTTTGATACTCGTCAGCACAAAAGATTTCTTGGAATTGTCTGTGGACGAATTGTGTCTtctattaaaatcaaattatatttgtgTTAATAG CGAGATGGAGATATTAATGTCTGCTGTAAGATGGTTAATGCATGATTgggagaacagaaaaaaacataTGCTGGAAGTATTAAAATGCGTTAGATTTGGACTTATAGCACCATGGCAACTCGtcgatgtaaaaagaaatcctGAAAATCCCGAATTCATGGAACTGATGTCCTACCCGGAGATACAGAAAATGGTAGACGATGGTCTAGC CTTCGTTATCATCAAATATTGGTATGGAAATCAAACCGAAGATTATTATCACTGGATCGATTTACTTGGCTTGTCGGAACCAACCAACCGTAATTGGGCCGGAGAGGACAAG AATTACGTGACATATCGAGAATTCTTGTTATATCTGGAGGAATATCAAAGGACAAAAATATCAGAACTAAAGGCTAGCAAGCAGCAAATGAAACCAAATCCACCTAATTCACCTCCCAAGGATTATTGCCAACCTACTTATCAACAAAGTCATTGTAATCACATGACTTTAACATCAG GTCAAGGAAGTTTTCTGACAACTAATATGGGAAGAGCTTCGAAGTATTGCACGTCCAAAGTATCACCTAGTAGTTATTTACCCGCAGAATCGTCAACCGGCATAATGATGACACCGGAAATGTTAAGCGTGTACCTTAATAGCTTGGATAGAAACAACGGGAAGGTG aaTGACCGAATACAGCAGgatcaagaaagaaataacaagcAAGTTAATTTTGACGTTAGACCCAACGATGACGCGAAATTGCAAAAGAGATCCTGCGATCCAATCAAAAAT AACATTGAACAATTTAATTACGAGACTCAGCAACAGAGTGACACAACTAACCTTTGCTACTATCGACAACAAGATTCGTTGATAAAAGAGCAGCTGAAGAAATGCAAGAAAACGAGATATTCCTATGAAAAGGCCACTGATTCTTCGAAATCTGAAGAAGGTGCAGCTACTACTATACAAGCTATGTACAGGGGTTATAAAGCTAGAAGGAAATACGACGAA ATTAAAAGAACATCATCCGAGGAGAAGCAGAATACGAAACGCGTTGCTGAACTTTTGTCAGCACCAGTGGATCAAAAGCTTCATAAGCCTCTGGAACCAATTAAAGTTTCAAACAGTTTGGCCAGTCAGAACAACAGAGAAAATAGGATACAGCAAAGTGCAAGCccgcgaaagaaagaaggaaatcgttcgaatttgATGAATCAACAGAGCGTATCTAAAGATCTTGAAGGACTTAGA TTCGACATGTTTTTGAACGAACCATTGCCAAGTGAGCAACCTatgaaaatatcttataaCAACTTATCGAATTCAGTGGAGGtctcaaaattaataaagacgATAAAATCTCCAACATTTTTCAACAATTGCGACGAGATAACGAGTTCTTTTTCGCATTCGGACAAAACTGATCCTGATGATCCCTTCTCTCCGAGAATATGTACGATACCCACGCATACGGCTAATAACgcaatagaaaaaaacgaCGTTGTCAAGAGAAATGGAACGCGTTATCAAGGTGGAGATAATATACAACATTATGTACCAAAATCGAAGAAAGTTCAAACTTGTGTTTGTAATCATACGAGACCATT ACCACAAAGATTGAGCAACAGTCTTTTAGGACCTAATATCGACAGTTACTTTTTggataattctttattttatcccGATCGTGAATCGATCCTGGTATTCGGTGGTGTCGATCCTCACGAGGGATACGGTCATCCTGGGAACACCGGCAAGGATATTTATAGATTCAAGCCGGATGAAAATTTATGGGAATTCGTTGGAGAAATTCCTGAGCCACGACATCACCATTCGGTTGTTTATCTCAAAGGTCGTATCTATCTA GAGGAGCGGATCCTCGAGAAAACAATTCTCAAAGGAAGAGTATCATAG